The Neospora caninum Liverpool complete genome, chromosome X genome includes a region encoding these proteins:
- a CDS encoding putative 50S ribosomal protein L13: MWRSLLRLSQSYPKGSFHEGHINPFADVQWISRPFMKRNMPRDHHPLAKQHTSLKAVTMLDEESGNHWHVLDGKGRSVGGLAAQVVRLLQGKHRVDFTPRTAAGDSVIVVNAIHLKMAGHTWDTKVYKFDRKTHPGGPKIITAKTIMARNPAMILNLAVKRMLPPNRLRPVMYRKLFVYAGALHPHWQVPQVIVPAKPPAEVSFLPFSVERADPVQAAARIAALGESMKTAAD, encoded by the exons atGTGGCGAtcccttctgcgcctctcgcaaAGCTACCCGAAAGGGTCTTTTCACGAAGGCCACATCAACCCTTTCGCCGACGTCCAATG GATAAGCCGGCCGTTCATGAAACGTAATATGCCAAGAGACCACCACCCCCTTGCTAAACAGCACACCAGTTTGAAGGCTGTGACGATGCTGGATGAAGAGAGTGGCAACCACTGGCATGTCCTGGACGGCAAAGGAAGG AGCGTTGGAGGCTTAGCGGCGCAAgtcgttcgtcttctccaagGGAAACACCGCGTCGACTTTACGCCGCGAACTgcggcgggagacagcgTCATCGTGGTGAACGCCATTCATCTCAAGATGGCGGGTCACACATGGGATACCAAGGTGTACAAATTCGATCGTAAAA CTCACCCCGGGGGGCCGAAGATCATCACGGCCAAGACGATCATGGCCCGGAACCCTGCTATGATT CTCAACTTGGCTGTGAAACGCATGCTGCCACCTAATCGACTCCGGCCTGTCATGTACAG AAAGTTGTTCGTCTATGCAGGCGCCTTGCATCCTCACTGGCAAGTCCCCCAGGTCATCGTCCCTGCCAAGCCCCCAGCGGAGGTTTccttcttgcctttttccgtcGAACGCGCGGATCCTGTTCAAGCGGCTGCGCGTATTGCAGCCCTAGGGGAAAGTATGAAGACGGCAGCAGACTAG
- a CDS encoding putative ribosomal protein L14p/L2 domain containing protein: protein MFSLSNFCLGLWRQSIVRCADNTGVIKACIIGIRNKYGTGKIGARIRVSVRDKTPECTAPKMPKGVIVRRRKETRRKDGSYIKFDENAFVIIQKNKARGTKIKGPVPMEIRHNCKTLARWIF from the coding sequence atgttttccctttccaaTTTCTGTCTGGGGTTGTGGAGGCAGTCGATTGTGCGGTGTGCGGATAACACCGGTGTGATCAAGGCGTGCATTATTGGCATCAGGAACAAGTATGGAACTGGGAAAATCGGTGCGCGCATCCGCGTATCGGTGCGTGACAAAACCCCCGAATGTACCGCCCCAAAGATGCCGAAAGGTGTGATTgtgagaaggagaaaggaaacccgTCGGAAAGATGGCAGCTACATCAAGTTCGACGAGAATGCTTTCGTCATCATCCAAAAAAACAAAGCCAGAGGGACGAAAATAAAGGGACCTGTGCCGATGGAAATTCGGCACAATTGCAAAACACTCGCCAGATGGATTTTCTAA